In Sulfuracidifex metallicus DSM 6482 = JCM 9184, a single window of DNA contains:
- a CDS encoding TQO small subunit DoxD, translating into MVIFRLIAGSIWIFAGVFDKLLNPNFFNPTSSQYVGFTIQYFAEGSPIKQFLYAVAFPHPILTGQLVMIGEISFGVLFMMGALTKLASTVAFYTNLVYFLSAAWTGAEEYGINLLLMAIDIYFLLGGAKDFSVDSLFQGSILWSSKLWFVIGSLIYLGVVILLYLHGL; encoded by the coding sequence ATGGTTATCTTCAGGCTTATTGCAGGGTCAATATGGATATTCGCAGGAGTTTTCGACAAACTTCTTAATCCTAACTTCTTCAACCCTACATCGTCCCAATACGTTGGATTTACTATACAATATTTTGCTGAGGGATCTCCTATAAAACAATTCCTTTATGCTGTAGCGTTTCCCCATCCAATATTGACTGGACAGCTAGTTATGATAGGTGAGATATCCTTTGGAGTTCTCTTCATGATGGGGGCTCTAACGAAGCTAGCATCTACTGTTGCATTTTATACTAACTTGGTATACTTCCTCTCTGCAGCGTGGACTGGAGCAGAGGAATATGGAATAAACCTGCTCCTAATGGCAATAGACATATATTTCCTTCTTGGTGGTGCTAAAGATTTCTCAGTTGATTCTTTGTTTCAAGGGTCCATACTTTGGTCATCGAAGTTATGGTTCGTTATAGGGTCGTTAATCTATTTAGGTGTTGTAATCCTCTTGTATCTCCATGGTTTATGA